ctttaaagcgctcagacttgctgcgctcaggggggtgatttttcacatccctgagccagcaagttagagcgctataaaatgtaagtccTAAATTAAAGCAATATTGTATGCTTTTAAGGGACAGAATCTCCACAATGATAGAATTAAAGCAAACGAAAGAGCTAAGAATGACACCCCCTTGACTTCCATGTACTGTTTTGTATAACACGtttccccctttcctttcaagcctggggaagagcagcagctgccacctACCTCGTCGGCTTCGTGATCCTAGTTATCTGTTTCGCCCTAGCAGTCATTGCGTTCTCCGTCGATATACTTCGTTTCAACTTTGTGCGAGGAATCGGTGGCTTGCTCTTTGTCGTTGGTAAGACTGATGATTGCTTCTTAAACTGATGTTTGTTCTAAATCTGATACTTGCTAGCTGGAGTAaagcctccctccctctcctcctaaAAATATCCACCACACGCATATTTCTAACTGGGTTCATGGTtcattttcatgaaggagaaaagcttgttttaattttgaagtgATACTTGGTTTGCATCCTCAGAGGTTAGGGATGTTGTAATGGTGAATGTCCGAGGATGCAAATCAAGTTTCACTTCAAAATTAAAACAGGATGTGGGTGTTGTGACATGATGGGGGAGACATAAAGCAAGCTGGTAAACTAGAATGTTTAGCTTTGAATTCTTTCTGATGGTTCTGTGGCAGTAACTAAACAGCGAAACAATCCCAGCAGCAATGTTGCTAACACACAAGTATGTTTTGCCATGGAAACTGCTATGCAAATACTACATTTGATTCGTTTAGTCCAGATTGTTCCTTCTCTGCATCTATGCTTGGTTAAAGAAATTTACATTCCTCTTATTAAGCATCATTGCCATTGTGTTAGTTTGAATTCTTCTCAAGCATAGGGTTAAGGACCCAATTCTTTAGTCACTTTGCACCCAAAACATccttttgaaatcagtgagagatcTGCGTGTAGAATGGGTTCCggaatgaggccctgatcctgcagtcagatcTGTGTGAGccagggcggctccaggcaccagtgcagcaagcgcgtgcctggggcggcaagccacggggggcagcctgccggtcgctgtgagggtggcagtcaggttGCCTTCAGTGGTATGCCTGCAGAAGATCCGCCGTTCTCGCGgtttcggcggcagttcggcggtgggtacaccgaaggtgcgggaccagcagatcacccgcagaaatgctgcTGAAGCCGCGTGACCGTGGACCGCCCctaggcatgccgccgaaggccacctgactgccgtacttggggtggcaaaaaacatagagctgccccggTGTGGGCAGACCCTTATACctgcactgagtcccattgaagtccatggaccTCTGTAAGAATGCAAGGGTACACCTGCACTGATCTGATTGTAGGATTGCAGCTAAGTCCTTAAATATCTGAGAGAGGAATGCACCTACCTGCCAATAAAGTCAGAACAGGAAATATGATGAGATTAATTGTCACTTATtttcaatttgtttatttttaccttcTTTTAGCGGTATTCCAGATCATATGCCTGGTCATCTATCCAGTGAAGTTCACAGAAGAAATCCAAATGATGGGATCTAATATGTTCAGCTGGGCATACGGCTTTGGTTGGGCCAGCACTATTATTGTAATAGGCTGTGCTTTCTTCTTCTGCTGTCTCCCGAACTGGGAGGATGAGGTGCTGGGTAACATCAAGCCGGCATATTAGTACTCTTCCCCAGAGAGGAGTTGAAAAGCACATTGtataaaatgaaagaataaatttaaaatataaacacactAAAAATTACAATGCAGGAACTTTGATAATTGGATGTTACAGGCTGAAAAAGAAATCTTATTTTTCCAGAATGTTTTGAACTTGTGCTGACGCTGACTTAGCAGAAAGGCTTGGCAACCTGAAGCAAACATTTTAGAAATTTTAGGTAAAAGATCAGACAGTTTGTATTTTCATATTCATATCTGATATGGATTGATTTTGGGTTAGTCAATTTGTTGCCTCTCTCTACATGCAAAAGTTCCTACTAATTAAGTCACTCTCTTCTCCACATTTGTTTAGACAtccatatataaaaataatttagtacTTAAAGtacagagggagagaaacagaaggGCATTCTGATTTTAACCAGAAACATTGCAGAACCCTTTTATTCCCTTCCGGGTatctttgtttttatgttttatgtGCAAATTTGTCAGTAGTGAAATAgaataaaattttttttttcaaaaaacgttttttttcttcctacatAATTAGTCCCaaagaagaatttttgctatgCAAGTTCATTGCAAACCTAAGTCTCCTAAGAATTTCTTCTCCCCTCCATATTATTGGACTGATATCCAATACTAAGTAGGAGAAATTGGATCTAGAGAAATTAgaaacttaaaacaaaatatttttccactgacCGTTGCAGTTAGATGGCATGTTCCTCAAAAGCATAAAGTGAATGTCTGTGTGTACAATATTAATGCTGTGCG
The nucleotide sequence above comes from Trachemys scripta elegans isolate TJP31775 chromosome 3, CAS_Tse_1.0, whole genome shotgun sequence. Encoded proteins:
- the PERP gene encoding p53 apoptosis effector related to PMP-22: MATCTLACWRCRWLLPLLLGLAIILGIIALSGRGWLESESAPYQHQASLWESCTRWDNDLNWQCQSLMDYSWGRAAAATYLVGFVILVICFALAVIAFSVDILRFNFVRGIGGLLFVVAVFQIICLVIYPVKFTEEIQMMGSNMFSWAYGFGWASTIIVIGCAFFFCCLPNWEDEVLGNIKPAY